tcccggatggtcttcagctgctccatcatgagtcccgcctggcgtattgcctccttcgctgcaccagcttggtcctctgggacgtggtgagtcgtgaagagggagggctgctgagcactcgtcagtggatttgcgaaggacaccgtgtgtcgagtggtgttctcttcctccacagtcagagtctcaggcgccgtcacatcctgaggcacctcactggcgggcgttttccgactcttcctgcgtgccagtggttcttcatcctcgtcgtcgtcaggaagattgataacagtatggggcggagctgcgaagaagaatcaggatcagaggtcgcgagtcagtcgactaaaaacggtgttaagaatacagtacctgggttcgaagttgccgcatcctccatgtcgtggtcatcggcccgggccgaggtctcagaagtagcagcactgcaactccaaaggatcagtcgactaacttcagcgtcgaccagaaataaagttcacacagaataagaaaatatgagcagcacggttaccctgatatggtagggatggacaccttcatcttcggcaagagtttgatcggcttcgacgaggccgccctgggctgcttcggcgccttttcagtcggcgctggagaggtggtcctagggcgtttggtcgactgcgtcgcaacccccttgccacattcagtcgaagggtcgtggacgagcttcgaccgcctttccgagcgcggtggcacgacctcctcctcctcctgttcctcgtcctcgacgtcgtcttcatcatcgacatcatcatcatcgtcgtcatcgtcctctgcgacatctgagtcccattcctcctcttcctggctctcgcctccgctcgcctcgccctcctcagtcgaagcttgtgccccattgggcatcgagtacagctcggtgagggcctaacaaatacccagacaagaatcagtcgaccagtcgacaggattaacagaaatgaatacgacgagggcgcagtggagagcagggcaagtgtaccttatctggatcactgttgtggtcgagtggaggaatccttctggctccgcgcgggttgtccttgtttccggtgacggccgccatccatctttccagagtgacatcgtcgactgcttctggatggactctagtctcgtcttcggtcccacagtacaaccacatgcagtggctccggaactggagaggctggatgcgacgcctgaggaaaacctccaagaggtccatgcctgtcactccctcccgaaccaactgcaccacgcgctccatcaacatcttcacgtcggctctctcctccggaatcagcttcagaggggaaggcttgctcactcggtccatggtgaacggagggagtccactcgactgccctggcgtcgactggacctgccagtagaaccaagtcgactgccagcctctaacggactcgggaaaggtcatgggcgggaaggtgctcttattcctcacctgaatccccagccccccgcacatttggacgactccgGTTCTCTCATCAccggggctcgccttcttcacggtctgagatcgacacgtgaatatatgtttgaacaaaccccagtgcggtcgacagcccaagaaaccctcacacatggacacgaacgcagcaagataggcaatggagtttggggtaaagtggtggagctgcgctccaaagaaattcaagaagccacggaagaaaatacttggcggcaaggaaaacccacgatcaacatgagtggccaaaagcacacactcaccctcttctggctgtggctgccactccttccccggcaacctcgcagctccgtgagggatcaagccctcgttggccatgtcgaggaggtccttctctgtgatggtcgactggatccagtctccttggacccagcccttcggcaggcgggatctggacgaggaccctccgcggctggtggatctcccctttgccttctccgacgccgacgccttcttggcgcgctccagcgccgccgtcttctccttggccatggtcgccggagagatgcgcgaagggaagtggtgcgggggcgagagcgagcacgctgagcagggaagaaggaagcagagagagggggagaatgctaaggcgcagcacagaaatcctcgccgggcacatttataaggtcccttccgagtggatgacaggtgggcccggtcgatctaatcatatctggaacagttatgcagacgggatacgtggcgaaaaaggcggcgcggagatcgaggcgtccatgccccgtcccatccgaacgccgcggtccgccccgcttcgcgcgcgccccaaaattttgcatcccgcggaatccgcgagcaacaaatcagtctgtcaggcgcggtgtttccggcgatccgtcgctcggagatcgtcgaagcctgaaagatcactcgacgcaaaaacagaatggatcgagtcgactgaaggcaaattgTTCCCTGTCAACgaagggattctttggtccagaacagcgcacaaccggagcacaaagattaatcggaaacgacatcaactccttcttcactcgaagcctcaatccattcgggggctaatgatggggttatgtacctagggtagggtcatggacctgattcaagtaacttaccctaggacatccttagaagaggtcgccttccagtcgaccaacgaggattcactcgactggcctgaaggactcgaccacgaagactcactcgaccaccaggaggtcaagaggcactctgcactacaacggcctgtaatcaagtagactttatgatagtaaaggcactttatgtggggcgttaccagtaacgccccagacttaactcaccttaaaccctctcctgcgtgggctggctagggtcctggcgcactctatataagccaccctcctccacaggcagaggggttcggcaccttgtaattcatacattcataatccactcgaccgcctccgggctccgagacgtagggctgttacttcttccgagaagggcctgaactcgtacatcctttgtgcttacaacctctccatagctaggaccttgcctctccatacctaccccccactctactgtcaggcttagaaccacgacagccatGGCCACTGGGCAGCACCGAGCGACAGTCTCTGCCCAAGAGCACCacgctaccaccaccagggccgctgccccggcatccaagacctcgacaacACCTCACTCGATACCAGTCACTACCCCAACCGAAAAGACGAGCGGACCCCATGGCAAACTAGCCTCCATCGACTCGTCCCAACGCATCGAGCGCGAGACGAgcacggtcctgctgccgggcgcgagacgggtGTGGTCCTGCTGCCGGACGCGAGACgggctcggtcctgctgccgggcgcgagacgggcaCGGTCCTGCTGCCCTAGCGCGAGACTAACGATGGGCCACAGCTGGGAGAAGGCCATACCTTCAACGGGAATAACACCCGGACGAGGAGATAGATCGAAGACCGATACAAGCGGCCTACGGACAAGCCGACACCAGGGAACCAGCCGCCGCCGTAGCCAGCTTGCCAAGCCGCCGTGGAGCCACCCACAGCCGGAGCAGCAGCCACACCGGGCCACTGCCCAACCTGCACAGTCAGGCGAGCTCCAAGCGTCGGAGCCGCCGGACACGCACCTGCGCCACCAGACATCCACCCCGGACGCCAACACCAAGTTGCCCGGAGCGACCCCGGTCCACACCTccagcaccaccaccacgccgctgctACCTCCGCCTAGCGGCAAGGAAGAAGCCGTCGACCGCAGCCCAAGCCATCCACAGCCCGCGCCGCCCGCCATGGTGGCCGCCAGATCTAGGTCATCCCGCAACACGAGCTGAAGCAAGACCACCAGATCGGGCACCACCCCCGCAGCCCGCCACCACCAGGAGACACGCACGCACCAACGGAAGGGAGGCCGCATCGCGCCACCATGGTAGCCGCCACGTCAGATCTGAGGAGGGCGAACCCTAGCAGACCCGACCGAAGGGGCAGGCAGAGCACGCACAACCCCGCCGCCGTGCCGCCAACACGCACATGCGCCACCGCTGCAGCCACGCGCCGCCATGCCCCGCACCAACATGGCGCCTCCACCTAGCGGCCGTGTCCCGCGCCACCACCAGCCGAGGGATGAGGAAGGACTCCCGCCGCCGGCGGCGCCGGCCGGGCTTTGCCCGGTCGCGCCCTCTGGCGGCGGCGTgggggagggaggaagggagggggCGGAGGAAGGGGCGGCGCAGAGTCGCCCGTCGGCTCGCGGGAGCCGAGCGAGCGACGAAGGGTTTTTAGTCGCGAGCGTTCCTCatcctccccccacccaaaaaAACCCCGCACACGCAGCGCCGCAACCACCAAACCCTAAACCAAGAGCAAGTTCTAATCTACGGCAATGTCGAAGGAGCTTGGGGTCCAAATCGAGGCCAGCCGTTTGGGCCACCTTGCCATCACAGACGAGGAAGGTTGCACCTACATCTCCGGCGGCGCCGTCCGCTGCAAGAGTGTCGATGCCCCTTTGGAAGCATCCGGATGGGAGGAATTTCGTGGCTGGATTGATATAGAGGGGATTCCGCCGGTTAAAATTCTCAAATTCCCTGGTAATTGATTTATAGCTTATATTAAACTCGGATCCGTTTGGTTGAGTTGTCCTCTAATTTACTTTTATTTCCTCCTATcatcttcaaatctcttggttcctCAACGGCCGGATGGCTCTTTGGCTACATCAGTTGTGTTCGAGGAACTGTGGGGATGGGACAGGCTACTTCCTTATGATTTGGTTTTAGAGGATCCATCTGACTTGCCCATGTACGAGTCCTACCTGGAGCAGTTTTACAACTTGAATAGTGGTGCTGCTTCTGATCATTATAACAGCAAAGCAGCTGCCGACGCTGCCTTGAAGGTAATTAAAGTcactgcctgcctgcctgcctcaaCCGGGCTTGTGTTCTCTCGAAATCCGTATGCAATTCCTGTTGTTGAAATAAACTACTGCGAAGGGTATAATGGCTCTGCAATATATTCTTACATCTTCTGCTGTGCAATACAAGCGCAGAGTTTTCCTCATTAATTGAATGGAGGTTCCATACTTTACTAAATTTCAAGACATTTTGTAGAGCTACACTTAAAGCTGCATCTTCTCATTTGTGTCTTGTCATGAATTTACAAAGGAACCCAACGAATTTATAAAACTGTCAGAGCAGTTCAGTTTGGATAAATCATGTCACTGGTACAAACAGTAGATAATAGtcaattactccctctgtcccataatataagaacgtttttggcactacaccagtgtcaaaaacgttcttatattatgggacggagggagtaattaccaGGGGATATGTACATGTCATTGTTTTCACAAGTATATGCAACCCTATGTACTCTTTTGACCTTGTTCCGTTCATGAGGTCCTACATACTTTCATCTCAATGGCAGCTTTACAGCAACAACAAACCCAAGACAAATTTAAGGGTACACTTAGACAAAACCCCTCAAGGGTTCTTTTAAATTCAATACAACATACACCttggagtattattattttatttgaattttttaacaTTCTTATTCTTCCCTAATTGCACATGTAACCACTGTTCCCTTCTTTTAAAGTGTTTAGAGAAGGAGAAAGACCTGTGCTCTGAGTGGAAGATTAAGAGGGCCAAAGCCATATCTTTTGATGAGTCTTGGAGCAATTGCGTCCAGAAATGCATGTCTGACATTGTGGACGATGCAGGAAGTGAATCAAGACGCCCTTTTGCCACCTATGCTGCTGCTGTATGTAGCTATCTCTAAGAATCGGAATTAACAAGTGGCCATTTAGTATTCATTCATTTTTTCACTGTTCAACTTTAACAAATTGATTGTCATAGATGAAAGAGCCTCACGAGTTTCTTTTTGTCAACTATTTGCTAAAATAATGGATGGATCGCTTCAAGTGTATTATGAAGGAGGCTGAGTTGATGATTGAGTGGCTGAGGCAGGGGTCCTCTGTTCCCTATGAAGAGTACACCACATGCTATGAAATTCGGGAGTGTGCCCTGGAACTTGCAATGTTCGAAGGGGATTGGTCTATCCATCTTGACGCGCTCCTTCTGGTACGTGTATGCCTTCCTTTCTCCAATGAGAACTGTACTGTACATATGTAAAGGGTTTTTtcaatttattttgttttttttgtttacaTCAACTGCAAAACCAATGATCTGTAGGGTATCACCAAGGAGACTCAGTCTTTGTTGGACAATGCAAGGCTTGCTTCTTCAAAGTCCATAGAGATTTCCACCAAAATCCGTGCATATTGCGTAGCATATCTAAGTGACAAATTTAATGAATTTCAATCGCATGCTACAAAAACACTCGAGGTCAGCGGCGAAATGGAGGTTGATGATGTCTCTGCAGTGGAAGTAAACCAACCTACAGGGTATGTTGTGAATAAAAACCGCTCTTGTTTTCTACTGCACACTTATTAATGGATATTATCTTGTGTGAAAATCCAGATATATGGTCATTCACTAAGACATACATTAATATCATAGTTATTTCCTATATCTAGGGGTAACATTTTCAATCCTTACTTTGGAAAGAGCAAAATGCAGGAACAGTTTGCCTCCAAGAGCAACAGAAATGAGCGCCCAGAGGTAGGATATTGAGAAGGAAAAGAAGTACTAGTCAAATATAACAAGTCATATGTTATCAACCGATCATCTTGGTAAGCTatcaacaaaaatttgcaatcaaTGATAAGTCATCAATCGAAATTTTCAACACGCAGGGTATCATCTAGTTTGTATAGTCCATCAACCAACGATCATAATATTATTTTCTCACCTTTGCTGCCCTCCAACTAACTCGATCTAAAAAGAACAGCAACGCCATGCCTGGTCGGTGAGATAATAATTTCCTACTCGGGCGTTGTACAATCTCAAACCACCAGTCCTATTTAGAAAGCCAAGTTCCCGGCCGCCGTGACGGGCTGTTCTTTTCTAGAATACTCACACGCATGTGTATCATATATTAATAGATTAGAAGAGAGGATGAAGAGACCGGGATTGGCGAGACGGGCTGTGATGTACCTACCAGAGCAGGACAATAGGTAAATTCACGGCAAGACGCCGGCGAGCGCTTCGGACAAGGCAGAAAAGGCCCCCTCCTCGCTCGTCCGCGAGCACGCATGTATTGTCGGTGACAGAGACCGCCGGCCAGCTACTGTTTACGCTGTAGCCGCCACCGAATGGCATCTGATTGTTTAGCACAAGCCgatttggtttttcaccggtccgTGACTTTACCTGAACTGGAGTCGACATGATTTCTGGTAACCCGACGGCCGCCATCCGCTCGTCAAGTTGATCCATTTCAAAACACCAATTTGGCATATGCTTTGTGTGTACACGTGATCTTCTTCTTTCCTTGTCGACGAGGGTTCTCTATCATAGCATGCTCTTGGAGTACTAGTTCGCACCATACCACTAGACAGCAGACACTACTTTTATTCTACTTTGTACGAACAGCTGTCCCAGCTCAGCTTCCCAAGCGGCAAAAGTCAGAAGCCATTCTTCACAACAAAATCAGGGTGCGCGTCATAGTTTTATAGAAAATGACTCCTCAGACAGCTTGCCACCAATCATGCAGACATGGTATGCATGTACAtgtattttttttctctctttttttttgctatGTACATCTACGCAATACTTGTAAACTTTGGTGGAAGCGTCTGTCCCTTCGTGTATAGAGTTGTTAGCATCACAAAAAAAAGGGATATAGTTGTTAGCAGGTTGATAGTTATATGATTTGTATCTATCTCTATCTCCCTTCTCCTAGCGTGCAAGTCACCATTGAGTCGCGGTTGTAATAATTCATTGCATGTGTCGGATAAGTTCCGATGATGATTCAAACTCTAGCGGTTATTCCCTATGTTTTTTGCTTTCACATCCCAAATTACATTTATCTTAAGTTGAAATTTGTAAAGTTTGATCAATTTTGTATTTGAAATTCTGGATTTGCTACTAATATTCATCCGGATCACAATCAACAAAGTCTTATCTAATCCAACATCATTTGATTTTATAAGATGATTTGTgtggatttttctttttcttttattgatTGATTTATGTTTCCTATTTTTACTTTGTGTTTTCCCACGCCCCACACAACTACACTTGCACACCCGCCTGGTCATGCACAACTGTAATTGCACGTCCACACACATGCACGCAACTGCAGTTGAATGTCGCTTGCGTTTATACCCTATCCGTGAGTTTACTTGGAGTCGTCCTTGTCAAGTTGATCGATTTTACTAGAAccgcgcgtggggggggggggggggaggggggggggttcttGGTTTCTTTTTAACCAGGTGTCCCCATCAGAACATGCTCTTGGAAGGCTAGGTCGCACGATACCACTAGTTCTATTCTACTCTTTACGAGAGAGCTCTCCCAGCTCAGCTTTTGCATGCagtaaaagtaaaaaaaaaattctTCACAGCAAAATCAGGATACATGCGATTGATGATTACATGGAAAATGACTCATCTCTGATGCAAGTGAGACGGACTGCTCGCTAAGATAGCTTGCCACCAACAGGGTAGGTTATACATCTACATGTACGTAGCACCTCTAAACTTTGGTGGAAGAGTCTCACACTATATAGAAAGCTTGAGAGTCTTTTGATAAATGAGTGCTTATTCCAAGATAACCATACAATGAGTTTGTTGCAACCATGACTAAATCGTGACTTGCACACTAGGAGGGAAACAATCAAGAGCTACCTGCTATTTTATTCTATAGTCTTGgtcaaacatatatatgtttgacTTTCATGAAAATTGATGCATGTTGTGGTTTTGGATGGTCATATTTCTATAAATGTTTTTTGCGACAAAACACACAACTCAATATAATAAACTCTAGAATGATAGAAAACACCCCTACAAAAAGATAAATTTACAAGTCAGGCACTATGGAGCCCCTCGATCTTCAACCAACTGAACGAGTACAAGACACACCATTGCTGCTCAATTCCTGCTAGAGCATGCCTACATTTTCTCTTTGCAGACCAAAAGTCATCAATATTGTCGTACCAACATCCCAGGGCCAAAGCCATCGCTGGCGTCACAGACAACCTATGGCCCCGAGAAACATCCCGAGCACCACAACCCCAAGATCCGGCACCCTCAACCACCGAGGAGGAAGAATGCCATATCAAGAACCAAAAGCCATCACAAGAATGGCCACCATCCTAAATGCCATTGTTAAAGCTTCCACCATGAGCACCTTTGTTGTTGCTCGAAGCGACTCATGGTTGTTGACCACTCCAAAACAACCCAGTGAATCCATACACCCTAGTCGTGAGGCGAAAACTTCACATTGATCCGCTAGCGCTAGAGTGAGACAAAGTAGAAATGACCTAATTCCAAAGCAAAGTCACTGCCACCCCCTCAATGCTCAGATCTGATGGTTGCCCTCCAACCAGAGAGGGACTAGCATCCATCGCGCATCCAACATTTGTAGGGCCACTAGAGGCGGGCCATACTGGTACTAACGTTGGCAAGAGAGAAGAACGTCTTGATCGTCCTCTTTTCTCCTTTCTCTACATGACATTTACTTCATTCCCCTTAACAACTTAATTGCATGTCTAAAAACTTGTGCTAATTTATTGAGCAAACCAATTTTGTCAATTTGGATTATCTGCAATACTGGCAGGAAAACTAACCTAGTGGTTCTTTAAAGAAAATACAGTGAGCGCATTTTATTAACTCATATGCCGCCCCAAGAGAATACATCAAAATGGGGGcacgcgcgcgcacgcacacacacacgaccccccccccccccccccccccccaaaaaaaaagcaCACACACCACCCTTGATGTCAGAACCCGGACTATGGGAAAAGTGCTTCAACAAcaatgcctccaagaaggaaaTGATGTAGCGAGCTTCGACATCACTACATCCACCCACCAAGGGTACATCGTGGGTTTTCACCCCGAAGAGGGAGTCTGAGTAAACTCTAGATAATGCCTCCAACAGGAAGATGATGTGAAACACTACCATTGACAGGTAAAATCAAAGAAGGTCAGGCCAAGATTTTTCACTACAGAGTTCGAGACCTTGTGCTCGAGGGCATCACAAAACTTGACTCATCTTGTACTGTCGCCCCCACTTTCGATGAAGAAGTCCCTGCTGCAAGCCGGAGCATCTTGCATCGATATGCGTACACACTCACAACCTTAATGTGGACATCACAACAGGACATTACCATGTATACAAGGAGCAGATCAATGCACACGGCAAACATCAACAAGGTGGCCGATGCCGCAAAAAGCCCACTCAAAGGAATCAAACCGTAGCCCCAAATCTTAGACAGTCATTGGAAGCACATACATATACATAAGGCTAGAAGACCTTTCCAAAAAATTAACTCGTGAGCCCTTTgtgtcttttttcttttgcatgcgTGCAATTTCTAATAGATAGGTTGCGTAATTTGAACCTGCTCCAACCCAACATGTCCTTGTTCCATTTAAAACAGGAGAAACCTTAAGAAGGACTAGGAGTACTTGTTAACTAAGGGTGTTTAGCATGGTGCCATGGCAAAGCAAGCCAGCGTCGGCCAACCACCTTTGCTAGCTTCCAACAGTAACTTACCTAAAAGGAGCAGCAGACCTGCAAGCCTGCTCAACGATATAATGTCTCATACTCGCCCGTTTTACAATCTCAAACCACCGGCTCTAAATAAGAATGCCAAGTTCCCGGCTGCCGTGACGGCTGCGACCGGAACAGCACGACAGGTAGACGACGGTGAGCGTTTCGGACAAGGCTAGAGAGCGTCTCCTTCCTTGTCCATGAGCAAGCACATACTATCAGTGATAGAGCCGGCCGGCCAGCTATTGATTTGCTCTCTAGCCGCCAGGTTTTGCATCTGATTGGTCAGCATAAGTCGCTTGGTTTTTTAACCGTTTTGTGAATTTAAGGAGATCAACTTGATCGATTCCACAACATTGGAACGTGGCCTTagtctttcttttttttttgacaaGGGGTCTCAGTCTCATAACATGCGCTTGGAGGACTAGGTCAGACAATTCCACCACTG
Above is a window of Triticum aestivum cultivar Chinese Spring chromosome 6B, IWGSC CS RefSeq v2.1, whole genome shotgun sequence DNA encoding:
- the LOC123134979 gene encoding uncharacterized protein → MSKELGVQIEASRLGHLAITDEEGCTYISGGAVRCKSVDAPLEASGWEEFRGWIDIEGIPPVKILKFPVVFEELWGWDRLLPYDLVLEDPSDLPMYESYLEQFYNLNSGAASDHYNSKAAADAALKCLEKEKDLCSEWKIKRAKAISFDESWSNCVQKCMSDIVDDAGSESRRPFATYAAAVCSYL